One stretch of Methanobacterium aggregans DNA includes these proteins:
- a CDS encoding MJ1244 family protein has protein sequence MKVHLRVFVEIENLGKAMNALTDAGITGFYILEYKGMSPQDWKGFSIKEDPKSAIGMIRDYATDAVLICSVVDEEKVDGIIESVEEALDGEKYTILEVPIRKIIVSNGKHETKEDRTETWFLEKEVPCFYCGENAVQRIRINMNKGKIWCTNCGAARYYTLKTVEVPGKSEGGK, from the coding sequence ATGAAGGTTCATCTTAGAGTCTTTGTTGAGATTGAAAACCTGGGAAAAGCTATGAACGCCCTTACAGATGCAGGGATAACTGGATTTTACATTTTAGAGTACAAGGGAATGTCTCCCCAGGATTGGAAGGGATTTTCAATAAAAGAGGATCCAAAATCAGCCATAGGTATGATAAGGGATTATGCAACAGATGCAGTTCTCATCTGCAGTGTTGTGGATGAAGAGAAGGTTGATGGAATCATAGAATCTGTTGAGGAAGCCCTTGATGGAGAGAAGTACACCATACTCGAGGTACCCATACGCAAAATAATAGTGAGCAACGGAAAACACGAAACCAAGGAAGATAGAACTGAAACATGGTTCCTTGAGAAGGAAGTGCCCTGCTTTTACTGCGGTGAAAATGCAGTCCAGAGAATACGTATAAATATGAACAAGGGCAAGATATGGTGCACCAACTGCGGTGCCGCAAGGTACTACACCCTGAAAACAGTTGAAGTACCAGGTAAATCTGAGGGTGGAAAATGA
- a CDS encoding phosphatidylglycerophosphatase A: protein MKKICIKDAQVLEDREKLIIQREKGFLAVGTPAVGGGIMEVKRIVNQFNCSESLPGSGSKGSETRSLGEVPQTSNDLDVPTDSMILLNPSDTGGSVTLNNFNVTAVVTGDYIKYFSNDADYLWMNIMVFVDEFMDEETLLELFKTTSDAKFAALWDMGLLNHFSFDPMNCGDSIVLACKGNGNPSDEEVIETIEKTAECVRKAVAELLKICGFPKDVLGFMEDVGVTVDNLTDAGMELVVGVEKTDEIREKLRMQIIKSLHDLNVVSFIIAGIRLEEDYEKHRVHGVDVDDDPAYLYSDEVFGMSVANQIAGTKAIFNFKRYDEAKPGIISHLGPVLDDVFAGLVAGCMSKIFEE from the coding sequence ATGAAAAAAATCTGCATAAAGGATGCGCAGGTCCTAGAAGACCGGGAAAAGCTTATAATTCAGAGGGAAAAAGGATTTTTAGCAGTTGGAACTCCAGCAGTTGGTGGGGGGATCATGGAGGTTAAAAGAATTGTTAATCAATTCAACTGCAGTGAAAGCCTTCCAGGATCAGGTTCTAAAGGTTCAGAAACCAGAAGTTTAGGGGAAGTTCCTCAAACTTCAAATGATCTTGATGTCCCCACTGACTCCATGATACTTCTAAATCCCTCAGATACTGGAGGTTCAGTAACACTTAACAATTTCAATGTTACAGCAGTTGTGACTGGAGATTACATAAAATATTTCTCCAACGATGCTGACTACCTCTGGATGAACATCATGGTATTCGTGGATGAATTCATGGATGAAGAAACTCTTTTAGAATTGTTCAAAACAACTTCAGATGCTAAATTTGCAGCTTTATGGGATATGGGTCTTTTAAATCATTTTTCATTTGATCCAATGAACTGTGGTGACTCAATAGTACTGGCATGCAAAGGTAATGGAAATCCTTCTGACGAGGAAGTGATCGAAACCATTGAAAAGACTGCAGAATGTGTTAGAAAAGCCGTGGCCGAACTACTCAAAATATGTGGCTTTCCAAAGGATGTTCTGGGTTTCATGGAGGATGTTGGAGTCACAGTGGACAACCTCACCGATGCGGGCATGGAACTTGTTGTTGGTGTTGAAAAAACAGATGAAATCAGGGAAAAACTCCGAATGCAGATAATCAAATCACTCCATGACCTGAACGTTGTATCCTTCATAATAGCAGGAATACGGCTTGAAGAGGACTACGAGAAGCACAGGGTTCATGGTGTGGATGTGGATGATGATCCAGCTTATCTTTACTCTGATGAGGTCTTTGGAATGTCAGTTGCAAACCAGATAGCTGGTACCAAGGCCATTTTCAACTTCAAAAGGTACGATGAAGCTAAACCTGGAATAATAAGTCATCTTGGCCCTGTTTTGGATGATGTTTTTGCAGGGCTCGTTGCAGGCTGCATGTCCAAGATATTTGAGGAATAG
- the queC gene encoding 7-cyano-7-deazaguanine synthase QueC, producing MVSEKKKAIAVLSGGLDSTVATSSFRDEYEIHALTFNYGQRSAEREIKAASSICEKLDMKHTVLELPWLANLGGSALTSSEEIPELHEHELDDKEICNETARKVWVPGRNVVFTAIATSFAEAEGAEIIIVGWDLEEAVTFPDNSKEFLEAFNKVLDIGSFDDIMIEAPVIGMNKREIVEFGDRIGAPMYMSYSCYKDEKEHCGVCESCMRRKRAFKESGIPDKTLYME from the coding sequence ATGGTGTCAGAAAAGAAAAAGGCAATAGCAGTCCTCTCAGGAGGTCTGGATTCAACAGTTGCAACGTCCAGTTTTAGGGATGAATATGAAATTCACGCTTTAACCTTCAACTACGGTCAGAGAAGTGCTGAAAGGGAGATAAAGGCTGCAAGTTCCATATGTGAAAAATTGGATATGAAACACACGGTTTTGGAACTGCCATGGCTTGCAAACTTAGGTGGTTCAGCTCTGACATCAAGTGAGGAGATACCTGAACTCCATGAGCATGAACTGGATGATAAAGAAATCTGTAATGAAACAGCACGTAAGGTATGGGTTCCTGGACGTAACGTTGTTTTTACAGCCATTGCAACCTCATTTGCAGAGGCGGAGGGTGCTGAAATAATCATAGTTGGCTGGGACCTGGAGGAAGCTGTAACCTTCCCTGATAACTCCAAAGAATTTTTAGAAGCATTCAACAAGGTTTTGGATATTGGATCCTTTGATGATATAATGATTGAAGCACCGGTAATTGGTATGAATAAAAGGGAGATTGTAGAATTTGGTGACAGGATAGGGGCACCAATGTACATGAGTTATTCATGTTACAAAGATGAAAAAGAGCACTGTGGTGTTTGTGAATCCTGTATGAGACGTAAAAGGGCATTTAAAGAATCGGGAATTCCTGATAAAACTCTTTACATGGAATGA
- the oadA gene encoding sodium-extruding oxaloacetate decarboxylase subunit alpha: MKKIKIIETAYRDAHQSLLATRMRTRDMLPIAEKMDEVGFFSLEAWGGATFDSCIRYLNEDPWERLVELKEVLKKTPIQMLLRGQNLLGYRHYPDDIVRKFVEKSYENGVDVFRIFDALNDIRNMELAIKVAKEQGAHVQGTISYTVSPFHTIDKYVEFAKELEALECDSITIKDMAGLISPHDTYKLVKSLKEETDLMVNLHCHCTSGMTPMSYYAACQAGVDLLDTAISPLAWGTSQPPTESIVAALKGTPCDTGLDLKLLSEIKKYFEEIRKKYSGLIDPITERVDTDVLLYQIPGGMLSNLVSQLKEQNALDRYEDVLEEMPHVREELGYPPLVTPTSQIVGIQAVMNVLSGERYKNVSKEVKDYIKGFYGKPPAPVNQKIAEMIIGDEKPIDCRPADLLEPELEKFRREGEELGIIKKEEDVLTYALYPAVAPKFLRGEAEEEEIPSPEKLAPSEAPALPTEYNVEVDGEVFDVKVVPTGYMEIESVGTKAPSGPVEGGVTCSMQGMILKLKVTEGDKVNEGDVVAVLEAMKMENDIHAPQSGTVEEVFVDEGDTVNPGEALMVIK, encoded by the coding sequence ATGAAAAAGATAAAGATCATAGAAACAGCGTACCGAGATGCGCATCAGTCACTCCTTGCAACAAGGATGAGAACCAGGGATATGTTACCAATTGCCGAGAAAATGGATGAAGTTGGATTTTTCTCCCTGGAAGCTTGGGGAGGTGCAACCTTCGACAGCTGTATAAGGTACCTCAACGAGGATCCATGGGAACGCCTGGTTGAACTTAAAGAAGTCCTGAAAAAGACCCCGATACAAATGCTGCTTCGAGGCCAGAACCTCCTGGGTTACAGGCACTACCCCGATGATATAGTCAGAAAATTCGTTGAAAAATCCTATGAAAACGGTGTGGATGTTTTCAGGATATTCGACGCCCTTAACGATATAAGAAACATGGAACTTGCAATAAAAGTTGCAAAAGAACAGGGAGCCCATGTTCAGGGAACAATAAGTTACACTGTAAGTCCTTTCCACACAATAGACAAGTACGTGGAATTTGCAAAGGAATTAGAAGCATTAGAATGTGATTCAATAACCATTAAAGACATGGCAGGATTAATATCCCCACATGACACTTATAAACTTGTTAAAAGTCTTAAAGAGGAAACAGACCTCATGGTTAACCTCCACTGCCACTGTACAAGCGGTATGACTCCAATGAGTTACTATGCAGCATGTCAAGCAGGTGTGGATCTCCTGGACACTGCAATATCGCCTCTGGCATGGGGTACTTCCCAGCCCCCTACAGAGAGTATAGTTGCAGCGCTTAAAGGTACTCCTTGCGATACAGGCCTTGATCTGAAGCTTTTAAGTGAAATAAAGAAATACTTCGAGGAGATACGTAAAAAGTACAGCGGCCTCATAGACCCAATAACTGAAAGGGTTGATACAGATGTCTTGTTATACCAGATACCTGGAGGAATGCTTTCAAACCTGGTTTCACAGCTTAAAGAACAGAATGCACTTGACAGGTACGAGGATGTGCTTGAGGAGATGCCCCACGTGCGTGAGGAACTCGGCTACCCCCCACTTGTAACACCAACAAGCCAAATAGTTGGAATACAGGCAGTTATGAACGTTCTAAGCGGTGAAAGGTACAAAAACGTTTCAAAAGAAGTTAAGGATTACATCAAAGGATTCTATGGAAAACCTCCAGCCCCGGTCAATCAGAAAATTGCTGAAATGATCATTGGAGATGAAAAACCAATTGACTGCAGACCTGCAGACCTACTGGAACCTGAACTTGAAAAATTCAGGAGGGAAGGTGAAGAACTGGGCATAATCAAGAAGGAAGAAGATGTTTTAACCTATGCACTTTACCCTGCAGTTGCACCTAAATTCCTGAGGGGTGAAGCAGAGGAAGAGGAAATTCCATCCCCTGAAAAACTTGCTCCATCTGAAGCTCCTGCACTCCCAACAGAGTACAATGTTGAGGTTGACGGAGAGGTTTTCGATGTTAAGGTTGTTCCAACGGGCTACATGGAAATAGAATCCGTGGGGACCAAGGCGCCATCGGGACCTGTTGAAGGCGGAGTCACATGCAGTATGCAGGGAATGATCCTGAAGCTCAAGGTAACAGAGGGTGACAAAGTCAATGAGGGAGATGTTGTGGCAGTTCTTGAAGCCATGAAAATGGAAAACGATATTCATGCCCCTCAGTCTGGAACAGTTGAGGAAGTCTTCGTGGATGAGGGAGATACAGTCAACCCTGGAGAAGCCCTGATGGTCATAAAATGA
- the larC gene encoding nickel pincer cofactor biosynthesis protein LarC, with protein MVVIIDPQNSGISGNMMVGALASLGVDHEDIISVMEHYASHFGDVKVEISQVKKSGISATYADVNCRDKEPVTYMELLNGFDSINHPDVGPEVTGFVKKVFKTLAEAESKVHGTTMEKVHFHEVGAADAVADVVGAAYSFFKLGLNKQKVYGMPVALGGGRIKSMHGVLSVPAPATLEILRNVPTFGGPVEQELATPTGAALLVNMVDEFCKFYPMVTDKTVVYGAGKYELSIPNVLRIITGDSHVPMDKVYILETNLDNVTGEVLGHTFDRLMEKGARDVTIIPTLTKKNRPGHLLRVITKPEDSDAIAEAIIRETGTLGVRFLPYSHRSTVSREIVPVEVDVNGMKKSIRIKVGLIGEDIVSSKTEYEDAKEVSIETGIPVKDIMAMAEDAFKKFKS; from the coding sequence ATGGTAGTTATCATAGACCCTCAAAACTCAGGAATATCTGGAAACATGATGGTTGGAGCTTTAGCATCCCTTGGAGTGGATCATGAAGATATCATAAGCGTCATGGAACATTATGCATCACACTTTGGAGATGTAAAGGTGGAAATATCCCAAGTTAAAAAATCAGGGATATCTGCAACCTACGCGGATGTCAATTGCAGGGATAAGGAACCTGTAACCTACATGGAACTTCTCAATGGCTTTGACAGTATTAATCACCCTGATGTTGGTCCGGAAGTAACTGGGTTCGTTAAAAAAGTTTTTAAAACACTTGCAGAGGCAGAATCAAAGGTTCACGGCACAACTATGGAGAAAGTGCACTTCCATGAGGTTGGGGCTGCAGATGCAGTTGCAGATGTTGTGGGTGCAGCTTACTCATTTTTCAAACTTGGATTGAACAAACAGAAGGTTTACGGAATGCCAGTTGCCCTTGGAGGTGGTAGAATAAAAAGTATGCATGGTGTTTTAAGTGTTCCTGCACCTGCAACCCTTGAGATCCTGAGGAACGTTCCAACCTTCGGCGGACCTGTTGAACAGGAGCTTGCAACACCAACAGGTGCGGCCCTCCTTGTTAACATGGTTGATGAGTTCTGCAAATTTTATCCCATGGTAACAGACAAAACTGTGGTTTACGGTGCTGGAAAATATGAACTCTCCATCCCAAACGTTTTAAGGATTATCACAGGTGATTCACATGTTCCAATGGACAAGGTGTACATACTTGAAACCAACCTGGACAATGTTACAGGAGAGGTTCTGGGGCATACATTTGACAGGTTGATGGAGAAGGGAGCAAGGGACGTTACCATCATACCCACTCTGACCAAGAAAAACAGGCCCGGACATCTTCTCAGGGTAATAACAAAGCCTGAAGATTCTGATGCAATTGCAGAGGCAATCATAAGAGAGACAGGAACTCTGGGTGTTCGATTTTTACCCTACAGTCATCGTAGCACTGTTTCAAGGGAAATAGTACCTGTTGAAGTGGATGTAAATGGGATGAAAAAAAGTATAAGGATAAAAGTGGGGTTGATTGGAGAGGACATTGTAAGCAGCAAAACTGAATATGAGGATGCAAAAGAAGTTTCCATTGAAACTGGAATTCCAGTTAAAGATATTATGGCAATGGCTGAAGATGCATTCAAGAAATTTAAATCATGA